In Psychrobacter sp. JCM 18902, a single window of DNA contains:
- a CDS encoding DUF305 domain-containing protein produces MFASRRWILLATSVSTALILSACQPTKDNDDTDSNAATPPVSDIVDAPNDVDVDADNELVTGENSADESQMTDILRDYTRSMTRMHDEMMIGMGYNDPDTAFAKAMLGHHRGAVEMAKIQLKYGTDEEMRQLAQEIIAAQQVEIDILNKWLASHPDTAKPKPNTEAMQQAYARSMDVLNGEMVLGIADPVPDMAFARGMLPHHIGAVEMANIQLKYGTDEEMRQLAQDIIDGQQTEIEHMQQWIADANIDNKAKETQGTSEADNHQQSEQPAS; encoded by the coding sequence ATGTTTGCTTCTCGTCGTTGGATCTTGTTGGCTACTAGCGTCTCTACGGCGCTTATACTGAGCGCCTGTCAGCCGACAAAAGACAACGATGACACAGATTCTAATGCAGCGACCCCACCTGTGTCTGATATCGTCGATGCTCCAAATGACGTTGACGTTGACGCTGACAACGAACTAGTAACTGGGGAAAACAGCGCGGACGAGAGCCAAATGACCGACATACTCAGAGACTATACAAGGTCGATGACTAGAATGCATGATGAGATGATGATCGGTATGGGTTATAACGACCCTGATACAGCCTTTGCTAAAGCGATGCTTGGCCACCACCGCGGTGCCGTAGAAATGGCAAAAATTCAGCTGAAATATGGTACTGACGAAGAGATGCGTCAATTGGCACAAGAGATTATCGCCGCTCAGCAAGTTGAAATCGATATTTTGAATAAATGGCTTGCTAGCCACCCTGATACAGCCAAACCTAAACCCAATACTGAAGCGATGCAGCAAGCGTATGCCAGAAGCATGGATGTCTTAAATGGCGAGATGGTATTGGGTATCGCCGATCCTGTGCCTGACATGGCATTTGCACGTGGTATGCTGCCGCATCACATTGGCGCGGTAGAGATGGCAAACATTCAGCTGAAATATGGCACTGACGAAGAGATGCGTCAATTGGCACAAGATATCATCGATGGTCAGCAGACTGAGATTGAGCATATGCAACAATGGATTGCAGATGCTAATATCGATAACAAGGCTAAAGAGACACAGGGCACAAGTGAAGCGGATAATCATCAGCAATCTGAACAACCTGCTTCTTAG
- a CDS encoding GNAT family N-acetyltransferase: protein MSLQYALLNDTSWQSQTDWQTPDTPFMSFAFWQALADTGAIGEQAGWLPIFVLVHRVADSQSDSSIDYADHSENYSAINEAAQTVAHPVAVLPIFLKGHHRGEFVFDHSWAEAYARYGVDYYPRLVTSVPYTPITGQRLWLAKGETLTTDIIKTAIAGVDDIAQQVGASSWHGLFITPELATIATASMPTDIDVAHLLAAQDNGLESTAIDMPILERQGCQFLWQNKDLLQDCQPFADFEAFLATLKAKKRKTIRAERRKVAEQGIICQRKCGAAITDEDWKAFYHCYVMTYAVRGQQPYLTIDFFMALAVTISEHLMLAQALDASGEIIASSLFLYDDRHSENATLYGRYWGALGEYDSLHFELCYYQGIEFAVKQGLKYFDPGTQGEHKLVRGFIPTTTHSIHRIYDSRFVPAIANFCAQDRAHMAQYRQQAFEALPFNADNMPAFDTNQ from the coding sequence ATGAGTTTACAATATGCATTACTCAATGACACCAGCTGGCAGAGTCAAACAGACTGGCAAACCCCCGATACCCCTTTTATGTCGTTTGCTTTTTGGCAAGCGTTAGCTGACACTGGCGCGATTGGTGAGCAGGCAGGCTGGTTGCCGATATTTGTGTTGGTACATCGGGTCGCAGATAGTCAAAGCGACAGCTCGATAGACTATGCTGACCATAGCGAAAACTATTCTGCGATTAACGAAGCTGCGCAAACAGTCGCGCATCCTGTGGCGGTGTTGCCAATATTCCTCAAAGGTCATCATCGTGGCGAGTTTGTGTTTGATCATTCATGGGCAGAAGCCTATGCGCGTTATGGTGTGGATTATTATCCAAGGCTGGTTACCAGCGTGCCCTATACACCGATTACGGGTCAGCGGCTTTGGTTGGCAAAAGGTGAGACGTTAACCACCGATATCATAAAGACAGCTATCGCAGGCGTCGATGATATTGCTCAGCAAGTAGGTGCCTCAAGCTGGCACGGATTATTCATTACGCCTGAATTGGCTACAATTGCCACGGCATCTATGCCTACTGATATTGATGTAGCGCATTTGCTAGCCGCTCAAGATAATGGTTTAGAATCAACCGCAATTGACATGCCCATACTGGAACGTCAAGGCTGCCAGTTCTTATGGCAAAATAAAGACTTGCTACAAGACTGCCAACCGTTTGCTGATTTTGAAGCATTCTTAGCGACGCTAAAAGCCAAAAAACGCAAAACCATCCGTGCTGAGCGTCGTAAGGTCGCCGAGCAAGGCATCATCTGCCAACGTAAATGCGGTGCCGCTATTACTGACGAGGACTGGAAAGCCTTTTATCATTGTTATGTGATGACCTATGCAGTACGTGGACAACAGCCTTATTTGACGATAGATTTTTTTATGGCACTGGCAGTGACTATATCTGAGCACTTAATGCTCGCACAAGCGTTAGATGCCTCTGGAGAAATTATCGCCAGTAGCTTGTTTTTATACGATGATCGCCATAGCGAAAATGCCACTCTTTATGGTCGCTATTGGGGAGCACTGGGTGAGTACGACAGCTTACACTTTGAGCTGTGTTATTATCAAGGTATTGAGTTTGCCGTCAAGCAAGGGCTTAAGTATTTTGATCCGGGTACGCAAGGGGAGCATAAGCTGGTTCGTGGTTTTATTCCAACGACGACACACTCTATCCACCGTATTTATGACTCACGTTTTGTGCCAGCTATCGCCAATTTTTGCGCCCAAGACCGTGCGCACATGGCGCAGTATCGTCAGCAAGCGTTTGAGGCATTGCCCTTTAATGCGGATAATATGCCAGCCTTTGATACCAATCAATAG
- a CDS encoding chorismate--pyruvate lyase family protein — protein sequence MSSTPFICLTHLSPPSELLSWLNVAGSLTAVLEVKAGQPLRVERSFEGYRLLSLAQKKQLNVTGAMLNRPMLAWVREAQLYGNDARPWVAAQSIFPLPSLKGHARRLQQLKGTPIGYVLFKRSRTLPNQRFIQQTAEGWQRQTRYDWYGRQLLISETFLPAFVATDSQISVK from the coding sequence ATGTCCAGTACTCCTTTTATTTGTCTTACCCATTTGTCTCCTCCTAGTGAGCTACTCTCGTGGCTCAATGTCGCAGGCTCTCTCACGGCGGTGTTGGAAGTGAAAGCAGGGCAGCCCTTGCGCGTGGAGCGTAGCTTTGAGGGCTACCGATTGCTGTCATTGGCACAAAAAAAACAATTGAATGTCACAGGTGCCATGCTGAATCGTCCCATGCTAGCATGGGTGCGTGAAGCGCAACTATATGGTAATGACGCACGCCCGTGGGTGGCCGCGCAAAGTATCTTTCCGTTACCCAGTCTCAAAGGTCACGCCCGCCGTCTACAGCAGCTAAAAGGCACACCCATTGGTTATGTGTTATTTAAACGCAGCCGGACTTTGCCCAATCAGCGTTTTATCCAACAGACTGCTGAAGGTTGGCAACGGCAAACACGTTATGATTGGTATGGTCGCCAGCTGCTGATCAGCGAAACTTTTTTGCCAGCATTTGTCGCTACTGACAGTCAAATATCCGTTAAGTAG
- a CDS encoding barstar family protein → MSKAIHYINLGFDQDINQKTTALNASMPTQTVNIPVDEILNKTTLLTNLANACDFPSYFSHNWDSAWDCLTDSEVTHLMLDLTAVKKINTEDFNVFKSIIEDAYRDFGKPQLWVIMPSVDDA, encoded by the coding sequence ATGAGTAAAGCCATCCACTATATTAATCTGGGTTTTGACCAAGATATTAACCAAAAAACTACAGCACTAAATGCTAGCATGCCCACTCAGACTGTTAACATACCGGTAGACGAGATACTTAATAAAACCACATTATTAACAAACTTAGCCAATGCCTGTGATTTTCCCAGCTATTTTTCACATAACTGGGATAGCGCATGGGACTGTTTAACGGACAGCGAAGTGACTCACCTGATGCTGGATCTAACAGCGGTGAAAAAAATAAACACTGAAGATTTTAATGTTTTCAAAAGCATCATTGAAGATGCCTACAGAGATTTTGGCAAGCCGCAATTATGGGTTATTATGCCGTCCGTGGATGATGCCTAG
- the gltS gene encoding sodium/glutamate symporter, translated as MEITLNGYYTLILATLVLLLGRFLVKKIKFLEDFNIPEPVAGGLVAAIVVYILNIIWGYSFNFHQGLQTATMLMFFASIGLSADFSRLKAGGTPLLIFTIVVSVFIVLQDVVGVAMASALGLDPLLGLVTGSIALTGGHGTAGAWGITLEQDYGVVGATTLGIAVATYGLVAGGIIGGPVARRLIQKLGLKPTPANPNPSDIEKVAGAQSLYSTKHDEDSASSNKEIFERPDSMRFITASSTIETLALFAAALAFADVMTLVAQGTWFELPTFVWALAGGVIIRNVLTTIFNFDMFDRSIDVFGNASLSLFLAMALLSLKLWQLTDLAGPVLIILLVQTVIMVVYVYFITFKVMGKDYDAAVLSAGHCGFGMGATPTAIANMQAVTDRYLPSPKAFLIVPMVGAFFVDIVNATILQIFTKLPFM; from the coding sequence ATGGAAATTACCCTAAACGGCTATTACACGCTGATACTAGCCACTCTAGTGCTGCTGCTTGGGCGCTTTTTGGTCAAGAAAATTAAATTCTTAGAAGATTTTAACATTCCAGAACCTGTTGCTGGTGGTTTGGTCGCGGCAATAGTGGTCTATATTCTAAATATCATTTGGGGATATAGTTTTAACTTTCATCAAGGATTACAGACGGCGACCATGCTGATGTTTTTTGCCTCTATTGGTTTGAGCGCTGATTTTAGTAGACTCAAAGCTGGTGGTACGCCATTGTTGATTTTTACCATCGTTGTGTCCGTTTTTATCGTCTTGCAAGATGTCGTTGGTGTGGCCATGGCAAGCGCGTTGGGACTTGATCCACTACTTGGATTAGTGACAGGTTCTATCGCCCTGACTGGTGGTCACGGTACGGCAGGCGCTTGGGGTATCACCTTGGAGCAAGATTACGGTGTGGTCGGGGCAACGACGCTTGGTATCGCCGTTGCTACTTATGGCTTAGTCGCTGGCGGTATCATTGGTGGTCCTGTTGCCCGTCGCCTGATTCAAAAGCTGGGGTTAAAACCAACACCCGCCAATCCCAATCCTAGTGACATCGAAAAAGTCGCTGGTGCGCAGTCGCTTTATAGCACCAAACATGATGAAGATTCAGCGAGTAGCAATAAAGAAATTTTCGAAAGACCTGACAGCATGCGCTTTATCACGGCCTCTTCTACTATTGAGACATTGGCATTGTTTGCCGCAGCGTTGGCCTTCGCCGATGTCATGACGCTTGTTGCCCAAGGCACGTGGTTTGAGCTACCTACCTTCGTTTGGGCGTTGGCAGGTGGTGTGATTATTCGTAATGTCTTAACCACTATCTTTAATTTTGATATGTTTGATCGCTCTATCGACGTATTTGGTAACGCTTCTTTGAGTCTGTTCTTAGCCATGGCGCTGCTGTCATTGAAGCTATGGCAGCTGACTGATTTGGCAGGCCCTGTGTTGATTATCTTACTGGTACAGACGGTCATTATGGTTGTTTATGTCTATTTCATAACCTTTAAGGTGATGGGTAAAGACTATGATGCAGCGGTCTTGTCAGCTGGACATTGTGGTTTCGGTATGGGTGCGACGCCTACGGCGATTGCCAATATGCAGGCGGTCACGGATCGCTATCTGCCTTCGCCTAAGGCGTTTTTGATTGTGCCAATGGTTGGTGCATTCTTTGTCGATATCGTCAACGCGACGATCTTGCAGATATTTACTAAACTGCCGTTTATGTAA
- the glyA gene encoding serine hydroxymethyltransferase, with product MFKDISIKDFDPVLAEAMAAESVRQENHIELIASENYCSQAVMEAQGTDLTNKYAEGYPGKRYYGGCEHVDVVEQLAIDRAKELFGAEYVNVQPHSGSQANSAVFLALLEANDTVLGMSLDAGGHLTHGAHINFSGLNYNAVQYGLVEGTGLIDYDQVESLAKEHKPKMIIAGFSAYSQVVDWARFREIADEVGAYLLVDMAHVAGLVAGGVYPNPVPFADVVTTTTHKTLRGPRSGMILARDEVLAKKLNSAVFPGNQGGPLMHVIAAKAVCFKEALEDNFSTYQQQVVKNAKAMAKVVQDRGYEIISGGTENHLMLISLVKQEMTGKEADKWLGDAHITVNKNAVPNDPKSPFVTSGIRIGTPAITTRGFNEAQAGDLAGWICDVLDSRGDEAVATEVRGKVEAICKELPVYEKNQ from the coding sequence ATGTTTAAAGATATTTCTATCAAAGATTTTGATCCAGTACTTGCTGAAGCGATGGCTGCAGAAAGCGTTCGTCAAGAAAACCATATCGAATTGATTGCGTCTGAAAACTACTGCTCGCAAGCAGTGATGGAAGCGCAAGGCACAGATCTAACCAACAAATACGCTGAAGGCTATCCTGGCAAGCGTTACTATGGTGGTTGTGAGCATGTAGACGTTGTAGAGCAATTGGCGATTGATCGTGCAAAAGAGTTGTTCGGTGCTGAGTACGTCAACGTCCAGCCACATTCTGGTAGCCAAGCAAACTCTGCCGTATTTTTAGCGTTACTTGAAGCAAATGACACCGTACTAGGCATGAGCTTAGACGCAGGTGGTCACTTGACTCACGGCGCACACATTAACTTTTCAGGTCTGAACTACAATGCCGTACAGTACGGCTTGGTCGAAGGCACTGGTCTTATCGATTATGACCAAGTTGAAAGTTTGGCAAAAGAGCATAAGCCTAAAATGATTATTGCTGGTTTTTCAGCGTATTCACAGGTAGTCGATTGGGCACGTTTCCGTGAAATTGCTGATGAAGTTGGCGCTTATTTGCTAGTAGATATGGCGCACGTTGCTGGTCTAGTTGCTGGTGGTGTTTATCCAAACCCAGTACCTTTCGCTGATGTGGTTACAACGACCACGCACAAAACCTTACGTGGCCCACGTTCAGGCATGATTTTGGCGCGTGATGAAGTACTTGCTAAAAAGCTTAATTCTGCCGTATTCCCAGGTAACCAAGGTGGTCCGTTGATGCATGTCATCGCGGCAAAAGCGGTTTGCTTTAAAGAAGCGTTAGAAGATAACTTTTCTACTTATCAGCAGCAAGTGGTTAAAAACGCTAAAGCGATGGCAAAAGTGGTTCAAGACCGCGGCTATGAAATTATCTCTGGCGGTACTGAAAACCATCTCATGCTGATCAGCCTAGTTAAGCAAGAAATGACGGGTAAAGAAGCGGACAAATGGCTTGGCGATGCGCATATTACTGTGAATAAAAACGCCGTACCAAATGATCCAAAATCTCCGTTCGTGACGTCTGGTATTCGTATCGGTACGCCAGCAATCACTACTCGCGGCTTCAACGAAGCGCAAGCGGGTGATTTGGCAGGTTGGATTTGTGATGTACTAGATAGCCGTGGTGATGAAGCCGTCGCTACAGAAGTACGCGGTAAAGTAGAAGCGATCTGCAAAGAGCTACCAGTTTACGAAAAAAATCAGTAA
- a CDS encoding pseudouridine synthase, translated as MSTSSLILFNKPYGVQSQFRDDSNNDHTTLSQYFTDKSLRIAGRLDATSEGLLILTSDGRVNKAITQPPSAANFAKNRHKQGKTYLVQVEGTATPAQLNELASGVHLKDGKTLPATALMVEEANLPIDLWQREPPIRERKNVPTSWLMLTIYEGKNRQVRRMTAQVGLPCLRLIRWSVAGFELGDLAVGEFVRIHLTSERCQQLGILN; from the coding sequence ATGTCGACCTCTAGTCTGATTTTATTCAACAAACCTTATGGGGTGCAAAGTCAGTTTCGTGATGACAGCAACAATGATCACACCACCCTATCACAGTATTTTACCGATAAGTCTTTACGGATTGCTGGTAGGCTTGATGCCACCTCAGAGGGCTTGCTGATTTTAACGAGTGATGGTCGAGTCAATAAAGCCATTACCCAGCCACCTTCTGCTGCTAATTTTGCAAAAAACCGTCATAAGCAGGGCAAAACTTACTTGGTGCAAGTTGAAGGCACAGCAACGCCAGCGCAGTTGAATGAGCTTGCCTCTGGCGTACATTTAAAAGATGGCAAGACACTACCTGCGACGGCTCTCATGGTAGAAGAGGCAAACTTACCCATTGATTTATGGCAACGTGAGCCGCCTATTCGTGAGCGTAAGAATGTACCGACTTCGTGGCTCATGCTGACAATTTATGAAGGTAAGAATCGCCAAGTCAGACGCATGACAGCGCAGGTTGGACTGCCTTGTCTGCGTTTGATACGCTGGTCAGTAGCAGGGTTTGAATTGGGTGATTTAGCCGTTGGTGAGTTTGTGCGCATTCATCTCACTAGCGAACGCTGTCAGCAATTAGGCATTCTTAATTAA
- a CDS encoding DUF2164 domain-containing protein: MSKDKLIKLSKEEEEALLDNLRDYMSEEFDLDIGNLPAKFLFDFIVDLIGSKIYNQAIDDAEPWLYERFMGILEDSHALKKD; the protein is encoded by the coding sequence ATGAGTAAAGACAAACTTATCAAGTTATCGAAAGAAGAGGAAGAAGCGCTGTTAGATAATTTGAGAGATTATATGAGCGAAGAGTTTGATTTGGATATCGGTAATTTGCCTGCCAAGTTCTTATTCGATTTTATAGTGGACTTGATTGGCTCTAAAATATATAACCAAGCCATCGATGATGCTGAGCCTTGGTTATATGAGAGGTTTATGGGTATATTAGAAGACAGTCATGCGCTGAAGAAGGATTAG
- the icd gene encoding NADP-dependent isocitrate dehydrogenase, with product MSYEKVIVPRDGEKITVNADLSLNVPNHPIIPFVEGDGIGIDITPVMIKVVNAAVEKAYHGKQSIIWMEAYLGEKAAKIYDGDYLPSETLEILKDYVISIKGPLTTPVGGGFRSLNVAVRQELDLYVCQRPVRWFEGVPSPVQHPELTDMVIFRENSEDIYAGIEWKAGSEDAKKIIKFLKEEMGVTKIRFDDDCGIGIKPVSKEGSQRLVRKAIQHAIDNDLPSVTLVHKGNIMKYTEGAFKEWGYELAAERFDAELLDGGPWMTMKNPKTGNDIIIKDVIADAFLQQILMRPADYSVVATLNLNGDYISDALAAEVGGIGIAPGANKGGAIAVYEATHGTAPKYAGQNKVNPGSLILSAEMMLRDMGWTEAADLIISGIQGAIANKTVTYDFERLMPDAILLSTSEFGKAVIKHMDV from the coding sequence ATGTCTTATGAGAAGGTTATCGTCCCAAGAGACGGCGAAAAAATTACCGTAAATGCTGATCTGTCGCTAAATGTACCCAATCATCCTATTATCCCGTTCGTTGAAGGCGATGGTATCGGGATCGATATCACGCCGGTCATGATAAAAGTGGTCAATGCGGCCGTGGAGAAAGCTTATCATGGCAAACAGTCCATCATTTGGATGGAAGCTTATCTTGGCGAAAAAGCCGCTAAAATATACGATGGTGACTATCTGCCAAGCGAGACGCTAGAGATTTTAAAAGACTATGTTATCAGTATCAAAGGCCCATTGACCACGCCAGTTGGCGGTGGCTTTCGCTCATTGAATGTGGCGGTACGTCAAGAGCTTGACCTCTATGTCTGTCAGCGCCCAGTTCGTTGGTTTGAAGGTGTACCAAGTCCTGTGCAGCATCCTGAGCTGACAGATATGGTCATTTTCCGTGAAAATTCAGAAGATATCTATGCAGGTATCGAATGGAAAGCGGGCAGTGAGGATGCTAAGAAAATCATTAAATTTTTAAAAGAAGAGATGGGTGTTACGAAGATCCGCTTCGATGATGATTGCGGTATCGGCATCAAGCCAGTATCCAAAGAAGGCTCGCAGCGTCTGGTGCGTAAAGCTATTCAACATGCTATCGATAATGATTTGCCCAGTGTGACTTTAGTGCACAAAGGCAATATTATGAAGTATACCGAAGGCGCATTTAAGGAATGGGGCTATGAGCTGGCAGCAGAACGCTTCGATGCAGAATTATTAGATGGTGGTCCTTGGATGACAATGAAAAATCCAAAAACAGGCAATGATATTATTATCAAGGATGTTATTGCTGATGCCTTTCTGCAGCAAATCTTGATGCGTCCTGCGGATTATTCAGTCGTTGCGACGCTAAACTTAAACGGTGATTATATCTCAGATGCCCTAGCAGCCGAGGTGGGCGGTATTGGTATCGCACCGGGCGCTAACAAAGGCGGCGCAATTGCGGTTTATGAGGCAACTCATGGCACAGCACCTAAATATGCGGGTCAGAATAAAGTAAATCCTGGTTCATTGATTTTATCAGCTGAGATGATGTTACGAGACATGGGTTGGACAGAAGCCGCTGATCTCATTATCAGTGGTATCCAAGGTGCTATCGCTAATAAAACAGTCACTTATGACTTTGAGCGCCTCATGCCAGATGCTATCTTGCTCAGTACTTCTGAGTTTGGTAAAGCGGTTATCAAGCACATGGATGTTTAA
- a CDS encoding NADP-dependent isocitrate dehydrogenase: MSKIIYTKTDEAPALATLSFLPIVKAFTQTAGIEVETSDISVAARVLAEFPEYLTEEQRVPDNLAELGRLTQDPDTNIIKLPNISASVGQLKACIKELQSKGYAIPDFPDDPKTEEEEEIRKRYGKSLGSSVNPVLREGNSDRRAPKAVKNYARKHPHSMGEWKQWSQTHVSHMHSGDFYAGEQSITLDKARTVRMERVAEDGTIHVFKTGIALLDKEVIDLMFMSKKSLLEFYEREMEDCREAGILFSLHVKATMMKVSHPIVFGHAVKTYYKDAFNKHGAFFDELGINVNNGMASLYEKIAELPASKREEIERDLHACQVHRPRLAMVDSSKGITNFHSPSDVIVDASMPAMIRSGGKMWGADGKMYDCKAVMPESTFARIYQEMINFCKWHGNFDPTTMGTVPNVGLMAQKAEEYGSHDKTFEASGSGLARIVDEDTDEVLLEQQVENGDIWRMCQVKDEPIQDWVKLAVRRARESDTPVIFWLDPYRPHENELIKKVQTYLKDHDTTGLHIEIMSQVRAMRYTLERVARGLDTISATGNILRDYLTDLFPILELGTSAKMLSVVPLMKGGGLFETGAGGSAPKHVQQLLEENHLRWDSLGEFLALTVSLEHLASHDNNAKAQILADTLDTATEKLLLNNKGPSRKTGEIDNRGSHFYLAMYWAQELAAQDKDADLKAKFAPLAEKLESNEAAIVKELNEAQGKPVDLKGYYLADEALAEQAMRPSTLFNAAIASL, translated from the coding sequence ATGTCTAAAATTATTTATACAAAAACTGACGAAGCACCAGCGCTAGCAACCTTATCATTTTTGCCAATTGTAAAAGCTTTTACTCAAACAGCAGGCATCGAAGTTGAAACCAGCGATATCTCTGTTGCTGCCCGTGTGTTGGCTGAGTTTCCAGAGTACTTAACGGAAGAGCAGCGCGTTCCTGATAATCTGGCTGAGCTGGGTCGTCTGACTCAAGATCCAGATACCAATATCATTAAACTGCCTAATATCAGTGCTTCTGTTGGACAGCTAAAAGCTTGTATCAAAGAATTGCAAAGCAAAGGCTACGCTATTCCTGACTTTCCAGATGATCCTAAGACAGAAGAAGAAGAAGAGATCCGTAAGCGTTATGGCAAAAGCTTGGGCAGTTCTGTCAACCCAGTCTTGCGTGAAGGCAACTCAGATCGCCGTGCACCAAAAGCGGTTAAAAACTATGCACGCAAGCATCCACACTCTATGGGTGAATGGAAGCAATGGTCACAGACCCACGTATCGCACATGCACAGTGGCGATTTCTATGCTGGTGAGCAATCTATCACTTTAGATAAAGCACGTACTGTACGTATGGAACGTGTCGCTGAAGATGGCACTATTCATGTCTTCAAAACAGGCATTGCCTTGCTGGACAAAGAAGTCATCGACTTGATGTTTATGAGCAAAAAATCATTACTTGAGTTTTATGAGCGTGAAATGGAAGATTGCCGCGAAGCTGGTATCTTGTTTTCACTGCACGTAAAAGCCACGATGATGAAAGTATCGCATCCTATCGTGTTTGGTCATGCGGTCAAAACTTATTATAAAGATGCCTTTAATAAGCATGGCGCTTTCTTTGACGAGCTAGGTATCAACGTCAATAACGGCATGGCAAGTTTGTACGAAAAAATCGCTGAGCTACCAGCCAGTAAACGTGAAGAAATCGAACGCGATTTACATGCTTGCCAAGTGCATCGTCCACGCCTAGCGATGGTTGATTCATCAAAAGGTATCACCAACTTCCATTCACCAAGTGACGTGATTGTTGATGCGTCTATGCCAGCGATGATTCGTTCAGGCGGTAAAATGTGGGGCGCTGATGGCAAAATGTATGACTGTAAAGCAGTCATGCCTGAATCTACCTTTGCTCGCATCTATCAAGAAATGATTAACTTCTGTAAATGGCATGGTAACTTTGATCCAACAACGATGGGTACGGTTCCTAACGTTGGTTTGATGGCGCAAAAAGCCGAAGAGTATGGCTCGCATGACAAGACTTTTGAGGCGAGTGGTTCAGGATTGGCTCGTATTGTCGATGAAGATACTGATGAGGTATTGCTTGAGCAGCAGGTTGAAAACGGTGACATTTGGCGCATGTGTCAGGTTAAAGATGAGCCTATCCAAGATTGGGTAAAACTTGCGGTACGCCGTGCCCGTGAATCAGATACACCAGTTATCTTTTGGCTAGACCCTTACCGTCCGCACGAAAACGAGCTGATCAAAAAAGTTCAAACTTACTTAAAAGATCATGATACGACAGGCCTGCATATTGAAATCATGTCACAGGTTCGTGCGATGCGTTATACGCTAGAGCGCGTTGCCCGTGGTCTGGATACTATCTCTGCAACTGGTAATATTTTACGTGATTACTTGACTGACTTGTTCCCAATCCTAGAGCTTGGCACAAGTGCGAAAATGTTGTCAGTCGTACCATTAATGAAAGGTGGCGGTTTGTTTGAAACGGGCGCTGGTGGTTCTGCACCTAAGCACGTTCAACAGTTGTTAGAGGAAAACCATTTACGTTGGGATTCATTGGGTGAGTTCTTAGCCTTGACCGTGTCTTTGGAGCATTTGGCCAGTCACGATAACAATGCTAAAGCGCAAATCTTGGCGGATACGCTAGATACGGCGACAGAGAAACTGTTGTTAAACAACAAAGGCCCTTCACGTAAAACAGGTGAAATCGATAACCGTGGTAGTCATTTCTATCTGGCGATGTACTGGGCACAAGAGCTTGCGGCACAAGATAAAGATGCTGATCTTAAAGCAAAATTTGCACCGCTGGCAGAAAAACTTGAGAGCAACGAAGCTGCTATCGTCAAAGAGCTAAATGAAGCTCAAGGCAAGCCTGTAGACTTAAAAGGTTACTACTTGGCAGACGAAGCATTGGCAGAACAAGCGATGCGTCCAAGCACGCTATTCAATGCAGCAATCGCCTCATTGTAA